One Drosophila virilis strain 15010-1051.87 chromosome 5, Dvir_AGI_RSII-ME, whole genome shotgun sequence DNA window includes the following coding sequences:
- the LOC116651299 gene encoding protein takeout-like codes for MRALVTFVICLEMVSGAKLPTDIEKCRYGDGNCIKNTINQLIRRYPKGLPKLGISPFNDFRPGDLQLFQAPQVGSMWLNFKLINQVISGCENATVTHVSGFQRDPTKAKLEIGLRIPRLVHRSQYNMQLRWLSMVQTNTTGPCYAEFQNVSLTLNLKVIVRYRQEKRYLKIYELMPQLELGRFFLELGDLYQHNLDLTLAVNRVYRENWLELWNDIEPKVLPSFSRSGVQLLNNIFDTLSYDDMFL; via the exons ATGCGTGCATTAGTCACGTTCGTAATATGCCTTGAAATGGTTTCTGGTGCCAAACTGC CAACTGATATAGAGAAATGTCGCTATGGTGACGggaattgtataaaaaataccATCAATCAGCTCATAAGACGCTATCCCAAAGGTCTTCCGAAGCTGGGCATATCTCCTTTTAATGATTTCCGACCAGGTGATCTACAATTATTTCAGGCCCCCCAAGTTGGTAGCATGTGGTTGAATTTTAAGCTTATTAATCAAGTGATTAGCGGCTGTGAGAATGCAACCGTTACCCACGTGAGTGGCTTCCAACGGGATCCTACCAAGGCCAAATTAGAGATTGGGCTACGTATACCCAGACTAGTCCATAGATCTCAATATAACATGCAACTGCGCTGGCTGTCCATGGTGCAAACCAACACTACGGGACCCTGCTATGCGGAGTTCCAGAATGTTAGCCTTACTCTCAATTTGAAGGTGATTGTAAGATATAGGCAGGAGAAGCGCTATCTAAAGATCTATGAATTGATGCCGCAACTAGAACTGGGACG TTTTTTTCTGGAATTGGGCGATTTATATCAACACAATTTGGATCTAACGCTTGCCGTGAATCGCGTCTACCGTGAAAACTGGCTGGAGCTCTGGAATGATATTGAACCGAAAGTATTGCCCAGCTTTAGCAGGTCGGGTGTCCAGCTgttgaataatatatttgataCTCTCTCATACGATgatatgtttttataa
- the LOC6624910 gene encoding protein takeout isoform X1, producing the protein MKCFAEIYLKITLLCLYRYVASDIEKCHFGDGKCIAKSTNQFIRRYAKGDAKIGLPSFDNIEVDDITLINSPGPLWISYTLKNQVLKGFENATIISLSGLDREPELNKFEVKLKIPSLVMHGNYELRGRGIIVYTNSSGSTKSDMQNVRITITIKGFIEYRNKKRYLKVYEMAPIFELDRWILSADNLFKENTDLTVLLNRVINERWVEFWNEIESTILPVYTRSFVNLINKFVQAIPYDDMFLPD; encoded by the exons ATGAAGTGTTTCgctgaaatatatttaaagataacATTGCTGTGCCTCTACAGATACGTAG CTTCAGATATCGAGAAATGCCATTTTGGAGAtggcaaatgcattgcaaAAAGTACAAATCAATTTATACGTCGCTATGCCAAAGGCGATGCCAAAATTGGTTTACCGTCTTTCGATAATATTGAAGTGGACGATATCACACTCATAAACTCACCTGGTCCCCTTTGGATAAGCTACACATTGAAGAATCAGGTTCTCAAGGGTTTTGAAAATGCAACTATCATTTCTTTGTCGGGACTAGACCGCGAACCGgaactaaataaatttgaagtgaaattgaaaattccaAGTCTCGTCATGCATGGCAACTACGAgctgcgtgggcgtggcattatAGTTTATACGAACTCAAGTGGTTCCACGAAATCGGATATGCAGAATGTGCGCATAACGATCACAATCAAGGGCTTCATCGAGTATCGCAATAAGAAACGCTATCTTAAGGTCTACGAAATGGCACCAATCTTCGAACTGGATCG TTGGATTTTGTCAGCTGATAATCTGTTTAAGGAGAATACCGATCTAACTGTTTTACTCAATCGCGTGATCAACGAAAGGTGGGTTGAGTTTTGGAACGAAATCGAATCAACCATTTTGCCTGTCTATACCCGAAGCTTTGTCAATCTTATCAATAAGTTTGTACAAGCCATTCCCTATGATGATATGTTTTTACCGGATTAA
- the LOC6624910 gene encoding uncharacterized protein isoform X2, with protein sequence MHGNYELRGRGIIVYTNSSGSTKSDMQNVRITITIKGFIEYRNKKRYLKVYEMAPIFELDRWILSADNLFKENTDLTVLLNRVINERWVEFWNEIESTILPVYTRSFVNLINKFVQAIPYDDMFLPD encoded by the exons ATGCATGGCAACTACGAgctgcgtgggcgtggcattatAGTTTATACGAACTCAAGTGGTTCCACGAAATCGGATATGCAGAATGTGCGCATAACGATCACAATCAAGGGCTTCATCGAGTATCGCAATAAGAAACGCTATCTTAAGGTCTACGAAATGGCACCAATCTTCGAACTGGATCG TTGGATTTTGTCAGCTGATAATCTGTTTAAGGAGAATACCGATCTAACTGTTTTACTCAATCGCGTGATCAACGAAAGGTGGGTTGAGTTTTGGAACGAAATCGAATCAACCATTTTGCCTGTCTATACCCGAAGCTTTGTCAATCTTATCAATAAGTTTGTACAAGCCATTCCCTATGATGATATGTTTTTACCGGATTAA
- the Vha36-2 gene encoding V-type proton ATPase subunit D has translation MAMTDKLQIFPSRANAVLIKQKIGAAKRGMGLLKRKRDAIDLKLREIKSEMADKEEQVDNMMRTAIFSVAKANLLGTDFKPVIVADSRVATAFLRRRQQKIVGITLNYFELEVNEQGAFPLAGLSCGGQQVQKVRKYFQIALKEIVEYASLEYMLRLMLEASHQTNMRVNALDYVVIPRLINTSNYINGELEEFEREDFYRLKRSQAKQLEAKIAFTELIKTKNMTEEELAAFIKRGGHLHPVADVGFDSNEFENETVEDRMRKAYLQRHSHHRIPLKRGDEIPPPDPHAAVFLQRTVMRDPRSSKASFISLRARTNIPKQPSISTSSDSEP, from the coding sequence ATGGCCATGACCGATAAGCTGCAGATATTTCCATCTCGGGCCAATGCGGTGCTAATAAAGCAAAAGATTGGGGCCGCTAAGCGTGGCATGGGTCTGCTGAAACGTAAGCGTGATGCGATCGATCTAAAGCTGCGGGAGATCAAAAGCGAAATGGCCGATAAGGAGGAGCAAGTGGATAATATGATGCGCACGGCCATTTTCTCGGTGGCCAAGGCTAATCTGTTGGGCACGGACTTCAAGCCCGTGATAGTGGCCGACAGTCGTGTTGCAACTGCATTTTTACGGCGGCGTCAACAGAAAATTGTGGGCATAACATTGAACTACTTTGAACTGGAGGTGAACGAACAGGGCGCCTTTCCACTGGCAGGGCTCAGCTGTGGGGGCCAGCAGGTGCAGAAGGTGCGCAAGTACTTTCAAATAGCGCTAAAAGAGATCGTCGAATACGCATCGCTGGAGTACATGTTGCGCTTAATGCTGGAGGCCTCGCATCAGACCAACATGCGTGTCAACGCTCTGGACTATGTGGTCATACCCCGGCTGATCAACACATCCAACTACATCAACGGCGAGCTGGAGGAGTTCGAACGTGAGGATTTCTATAGACTCAAGCGTTCGCAGGCCAAGCAGCTAGAGGCAAAGATTGCATTCACGGAGCTAATCAAGACCAAGAATATGACGGAGGAAGAGCTGGCTGCCTTTATCAAGCGCGGCGGTCATTTGCATCCCGTCGCCGATGTGGGCTTCGATTCCAACGAATTTGAAAATGAAACCGTGGAGGACCGTATGCGTAAGGCTTACCTGCAGCGCCACTCTCACCATCGCATTCCATTGAAACGTGGAGATGAAATACCGCCACCGGATCCTCATGCCGCTGTCTTCCTGCAGCGCACAGTTATGCGTGATCCCCGCTCAAGCAAAGCCAGTTTCATCTCCCTGCGTGCACGCACCAACATACCGAAGCAGCCAAGTATATCCACATCCAGCGATAGTGAACCATAA